One region of Lampris incognitus isolate fLamInc1 chromosome 4, fLamInc1.hap2, whole genome shotgun sequence genomic DNA includes:
- the pir gene encoding pirin produces MRIFSVGICAHSECRRPSVEQLRNLDPFLMLDEFRVSKPGGFPDHPHRELETQVYLLSGVLAHEDFCGHSGQLKPGDLQWMTAGRGVVHAGRPMSEEPVVGLQLRVNLPKQDKMVEPACQELGGKGIPKPSQGGVTVVVISGEALGASSRLVTRTPTLYLDSTLQTGAVHIQPVSTGWTTFIYTLSGCIHIGELCLFSVLPSGSEVAHFVLIAGEPLNLCICLPGPFVMTTEEEIKPAIGDYQTGSNGFEKAINWRSKIRDYLRIASKLTKEVKS; encoded by the exons cTAAGGAATCTGGATCCTTTCCTGATGTTGGATGAattcagggtgagcaagccaggaGGTTTCCCAGATCACCCTCACAGGGAGCTtgaaaca CAGGTGTATTTGCTCAGC GGGGTCTTAGCTCATGAAGACTTCTGTGGCCACTCAGGGCAACTGAAACCTGGGGATTTGCA GTGGATGACTGCAGGCCGGGGGGTGGTCCATGCTGGGAGGCCCATGTCAGAGGAGCCTGTGGTGGGTTTACAGCTGAGGGTGAATCTGCCAAAACAAGACAAAATGGTAGAACCAGCCTGTCAAGAACTCGGGGGCAAAGGCATTCCCAAACCTAGCCAAGGAGGAGTAACCGTAGTCGTTATCTCAGGTGAAGCCTTgggggcaagt TCTAGGCTCGTCACAAGGACACCGACTCTATATTTGGACTCTACATTGCAGACAGGGGCAGTGCACATCCAACCTGTCTCCACAG GATGGACaacattcatctatacactgtcAGGATGCATTCACATTGGTGAACTTTGTCTGTTTAGTGTTCTTCCTTCA GGCTCTGAGGTAGCTCACTTTGTGCTGATAGCAGGAGAGC CTCTGAATCTGTGCATCTGTCTTCCAGGTCCATTTGTAATGACAACAGAGGAAGAGATAAAACCGGCCATCGGAGACTATCAGACTGGAAGCAATGGCTTCGAGAAGGCCATAAATTGGAGGTCCAAGATCAGAGACTACCTCCGAATA GCCTCCAAGCTCACAAAGGAAGTGAAATCAtga
- the vegfd gene encoding vascular endothelial growth factor D, translated as MKQSLCTLTLLLTLVMELSRAGVGNSMHRDAGTGVLSQEQWEREVRSASSLDELLRLTDFPDWKLWKCRLKLQQPETQPEFHSSSSSPSSSSSSSFSSSSAGSHRSTRYAADSYSLEILKAIDEEWQRTQCMPRETCVDVAKELGTEPSMFFKPPCVSVYRCNGCCNKEGVTCRNTTTTYVNKTLLSVIPFKFGPEPVLIKVANHTECKCMEPAIIRRNARPHKRSGCSPMRQLSEAKDSRRLCASGLIWDCIDHRCIPYPSNKPEFSPNSWMPDCKIDVEHCDCLPRLQPSHKPRPMHPCHLNSTICASKRRHFDHRSCRCK; from the exons ATGAAACAGAGTCTGTGCACACTCACCCTTTTATTGACTCTGGTCATGGAGCTAAGCCGGGCAGGAGTGGGCAACAGCATGCACAGAGATGCAGGGACTGGG GTGCTGAGTCAGGAGCAGTGGGAGAGAGAGGTGAGGTCAGCGTCCAGTCTAGATGAGCTACTGAGGCTGACAGACTTCCCAGACTGGAAGTTATGGAAGTGTCGTCTGAAACTGCAGCAACCAGAGACCCAACCAgaattccactcttcatcctcctccccctcctcatcctcctcctcatccttctcttcctcttcAGCAGGATCTCATCGGTCGACACGCTATGCGGCTGACTCGTACAGTCTGGAAATACTTAAAG CCATCGATGAGGAGTGGCAGCGCACCCAGTGCATGCCAAGGGAAACATGTGTGGATGTGGCCAAGGAATTAGGCACCGAGCCTTCCATGTTCTTCAAGCCACCTTGTGTTTCCGTCTACAG GTGCAATGGCTGCTGCAATAAAGAGGGGGTCACCTGCAGAAACACAACCACCACATATGTCAATAAAACT CTTTTAAGTGTTATCCCATTCAAGTTTGGGCCTGAGCCTGTGCTGATAAAAGTAGCAAATCATACAGAGTGCAAGTGCATGGAGCCTGCCATAATAAGGCGAAACGCCCGACCTCACAAAAGGAGTGG TTGCTCTCCCATGCGCCAGCTCTCAGAGGCAAAGGACTCACGGAGACTTTGTGCCAGTGGGCTGATCTGGGACTGTATTGACCACAGATGTATACCTTACCCCTCTAAtaaaccag AGTTTTCACCTAATTCGTGGATGCCTGATTGTAAGATAGATGTGGAGCACTGTGACTGTCTTCCTAGACTCCAGCCGTCACACAAGCCAAGACCTATGCACCCCTGTCACCTCAACTCTACCATCTGTGCCTCTAAGAGGCGACACTTTGACCACCGCTCCTGCAG